In one Neobacillus sp. CF12 genomic region, the following are encoded:
- a CDS encoding S8 family serine peptidase, whose translation MKKSKKKFLSMMVTGIMASSVVTSYISPQPKVYAITNSAEAILKELSEEHRQSIKRLTPQEGFIIDPKLLSLKEKTANVIVELKTSPVETTQQAITKDASKKKKEKIRGEQEYFKSRVVELFNKKKADQSTSKESIPFQIKHTYENVFNGVAMTIPTNQINTLLETGVVKRIWKDNVITLPKSESINEENSPSKVVPPALPHLGVDKLHAENINGQGIKVGVLDTGIDYNHPDLKDVYKGGYDFVENDSDPMETTRAEWLASGQPETINGSAYYTEHGTHVAGTIASNPKNDVEYAMTGVAPNVDLYAYRVLGEYGSGYDSSVIAGIERAVEDGMDVINLSLGNSNNHSLDATSVAINNAALKGVIPVIAGGNAGPNPGTLGSPGASPLAITVGASDVPTDIPTVKASLAGISVQNTLMGHGLGKDYLQLIDKEFDVVEVGIGTEDDYIDKDVNGKVALISRGTISFDEKIRRAHEKGASAVLLYNNEDGEIPFFLGENHGYVPTFKMLQADGVKLSEKLKAEPTVKLKLTDLQSNMTTGDVLADFSSRGPVSNNFDIKPDVVAPGVSTLSTVPEYINSPEDGVDYSSGYASLSGTSMATPHVAGVAALLLQSHPEYTVADVKAALMNTADPLKGRTYNVNEVGAGRVDAYEAVHNTTLFEVQNKTTTLDENGLKIEIDDISGSIPFGSIAQSSETQNRATSISIKNLSSELEAYHTRVEFLTIDGVSKEAGKNGVTLQLPSSIEVNGNESKTMNAEISIPANAEFGIYQGYIYIENESKTAEYQIPFHVRYSKPGFEKLEFFKHAITNDLSNFHPYIEPFTPVSFKLNSHMKTIDVVVSNLEGKPIGFYGTFNLENASVDTDYFIFFGFSGEVKHFTGDPNKPLALEYEPLKEGKYIVSYIGTGVDGKTYKIDNDMVIDNTAPTLEFDKKTGIKELSSSDLTTESYDGQDYTAYWVHGKLYDDTIDYLKSRGHDISQEANTAYAYQDSFWPTAEFFPNANGEFKFGVLPEEYATYPTNVRIYTYDYATAGNPIFPEFTFIDKGDQYSLLKNNTKGVSLGSEFVNKFTVQNAKDLTSASVTIDVPNYYKVVDVKPSKQLEDLAKKNNWTINVAKPQITESTWSNISAFAVDISDKKTQLPVSINDDIDLLDITLKVVDDHNYMVESTFYYQESSYQTSSGSKSSLPTFAERFKFISQHSWFEGYYHGEAVNFDNYDLDYSKIGTKAYLVDKKGKKYPADISNRGYMTITDIPATSEEYTLVVDIPGHFQYNKKVTLSRTIDGVVQGIFYNVYTDTAAAGDVNGDHVIDIYDAKLVANNAGISGDRLKEDLNKDGVVDIIDFNYVEKNFMSINPYFPTSNKPVEKTDKLTLEDLKARFN comes from the coding sequence ATGAAGAAGAGTAAGAAGAAATTTCTGAGTATGATGGTAACGGGTATAATGGCATCATCTGTTGTAACCTCATATATTTCACCTCAACCTAAAGTATATGCTATAACGAATTCTGCTGAAGCGATTTTAAAGGAACTATCTGAAGAACATAGACAGTCTATTAAGAGATTAACACCTCAGGAAGGCTTTATTATTGATCCGAAGTTATTGTCATTAAAGGAAAAGACAGCAAATGTTATTGTTGAACTTAAAACATCACCCGTTGAAACCACTCAACAGGCAATAACAAAGGACGCATCTAAAAAGAAAAAAGAAAAGATTAGAGGGGAACAAGAATACTTTAAGAGTCGCGTGGTTGAACTTTTCAACAAAAAGAAGGCTGATCAATCAACATCCAAAGAATCGATACCATTTCAAATAAAACATACATATGAAAATGTTTTTAATGGTGTAGCAATGACGATTCCAACCAATCAAATTAACACGCTTCTTGAAACAGGTGTTGTGAAACGCATTTGGAAAGATAATGTGATCACTCTGCCAAAGAGTGAGTCTATAAATGAGGAAAATTCACCTTCCAAAGTAGTACCTCCTGCACTCCCTCATCTAGGCGTAGATAAATTACACGCTGAAAATATTAATGGACAAGGGATAAAAGTCGGAGTACTTGATACAGGGATTGACTATAATCACCCTGATTTAAAAGATGTTTATAAAGGCGGCTATGATTTTGTCGAAAATGACTCTGATCCAATGGAAACAACTAGAGCAGAGTGGCTTGCATCTGGTCAACCTGAAACGATAAATGGTAGTGCATACTATACAGAACACGGAACTCATGTTGCTGGAACCATCGCATCTAACCCTAAAAATGATGTTGAATATGCCATGACTGGTGTAGCTCCAAATGTTGACTTGTATGCATATCGAGTATTAGGTGAGTATGGATCAGGATATGATTCATCGGTTATCGCAGGTATAGAAAGAGCTGTAGAAGATGGTATGGATGTTATTAATCTATCATTAGGTAATAGTAATAATCATTCCTTAGACGCTACATCTGTAGCAATCAACAATGCAGCATTAAAAGGGGTAATACCCGTTATAGCTGGGGGAAATGCAGGGCCAAATCCTGGTACGTTAGGTTCACCAGGTGCTTCTCCACTAGCAATCACTGTTGGTGCAAGTGATGTACCGACTGATATTCCAACCGTTAAGGCGAGTTTAGCCGGAATTTCAGTTCAAAATACTTTAATGGGGCATGGTCTTGGTAAAGATTATCTACAGTTAATAGATAAAGAGTTTGATGTTGTTGAGGTAGGAATTGGTACAGAAGATGATTATATTGATAAAGACGTTAATGGGAAAGTGGCATTAATTTCTCGTGGCACTATCTCGTTTGATGAAAAAATCCGACGTGCGCATGAAAAAGGTGCATCAGCAGTTTTACTTTACAATAACGAAGATGGCGAAATTCCATTTTTCTTAGGTGAAAATCATGGTTATGTCCCAACATTTAAAATGTTACAGGCAGACGGAGTAAAACTTTCAGAAAAATTAAAAGCAGAGCCTACAGTTAAACTTAAATTAACAGACTTACAGTCAAATATGACTACAGGTGATGTATTAGCTGATTTTAGCTCACGTGGCCCAGTTAGTAATAACTTTGATATTAAGCCAGATGTAGTAGCACCTGGGGTTTCCACCTTGTCTACTGTTCCAGAATATATTAATAGCCCAGAAGATGGTGTCGATTATTCTAGTGGTTATGCAAGTTTAAGTGGAACATCCATGGCAACACCACATGTTGCTGGAGTTGCAGCCTTATTATTACAATCTCATCCAGAATATACAGTTGCAGATGTAAAGGCAGCGCTTATGAATACTGCTGATCCTTTAAAAGGTCGTACGTACAATGTGAATGAAGTTGGAGCAGGACGTGTAGATGCTTATGAGGCAGTCCACAATACAACGTTATTTGAAGTACAAAATAAGACGACTACCTTAGATGAAAATGGATTAAAAATAGAAATCGATGACATTTCAGGATCTATCCCTTTTGGTAGTATTGCACAATCAAGTGAGACTCAAAATAGAGCAACATCGATTTCTATTAAAAATTTAAGTAGTGAACTAGAAGCATATCATACTAGAGTTGAATTTTTAACAATCGATGGTGTCTCAAAGGAAGCTGGTAAGAATGGTGTGACGCTTCAATTACCATCATCGATTGAAGTGAATGGTAATGAGAGTAAAACTATGAATGCAGAAATATCAATTCCCGCTAATGCAGAATTTGGTATATATCAGGGATATATTTATATAGAAAATGAGTCGAAAACTGCAGAATATCAAATTCCTTTCCATGTTCGTTATTCTAAACCTGGTTTCGAAAAACTAGAATTTTTTAAACATGCAATTACGAATGACCTTAGTAACTTTCATCCATACATCGAGCCGTTTACACCAGTCAGTTTCAAGTTAAATAGTCATATGAAAACGATTGATGTAGTGGTTAGCAATCTAGAAGGAAAACCAATTGGGTTTTATGGCACATTCAATTTAGAAAATGCGTCAGTTGATACGGATTACTTTATATTTTTCGGATTTTCAGGTGAAGTAAAACATTTTACAGGTGATCCGAATAAACCTTTAGCACTTGAATATGAACCACTTAAAGAAGGTAAATACATTGTTTCTTATATTGGTACAGGGGTAGATGGTAAAACATATAAAATCGATAATGACATGGTGATCGATAATACAGCTCCAACTTTGGAATTTGATAAGAAAACAGGAATCAAAGAACTTTCAAGTTCAGATTTAACAACTGAAAGTTATGACGGACAAGATTATACAGCATATTGGGTACATGGAAAATTGTATGATGATACGATTGACTATTTAAAAAGTAGAGGACATGACATCTCTCAAGAGGCAAATACCGCGTACGCTTATCAAGATTCTTTTTGGCCAACAGCTGAATTTTTCCCAAATGCAAATGGTGAATTTAAATTTGGTGTTTTACCAGAAGAATATGCAACCTATCCAACAAATGTAAGAATCTATACCTATGATTACGCTACAGCAGGAAATCCGATTTTCCCAGAATTTACTTTTATTGATAAAGGAGATCAATATTCCTTATTAAAAAACAATACAAAAGGTGTAAGTCTTGGATCAGAGTTTGTAAATAAATTTACGGTTCAAAACGCGAAAGATTTAACAAGCGCTTCTGTTACAATCGATGTCCCTAATTATTATAAGGTTGTAGACGTTAAGCCATCAAAACAGTTAGAGGATCTTGCTAAGAAAAATAATTGGACTATTAATGTCGCAAAGCCACAAATTACAGAAAGCACGTGGTCTAATATTTCAGCATTTGCTGTAGATATTTCAGACAAAAAGACACAATTACCAGTTTCTATTAATGATGATATTGATTTATTGGATATAACATTAAAAGTAGTCGATGACCATAATTACATGGTAGAAAGTACATTCTATTATCAAGAATCTTCATATCAAACAAGCTCTGGTAGTAAGTCTTCTTTACCAACGTTTGCTGAAAGGTTTAAATTCATTTCCCAACACTCATGGTTCGAAGGGTACTATCATGGTGAAGCAGTTAATTTTGATAATTATGATTTAGACTATTCAAAGATTGGGACAAAAGCTTATCTAGTGGATAAAAAAGGTAAAAAGTACCCTGCTGATATTTCAAATAGAGGGTATATGACGATAACGGATATTCCTGCAACGAGTGAAGAATATACATTAGTTGTCGATATTCCAGGCCATTTCCAATACAACAAAAAAGTAACTTTAAGCAGGACGATCGATGGAGTAGTCCAAGGTATTTTCTATAATGTCTATACGGATACGGCTGCTGCTGGAGATGTCAACGGAGATCATGTAATCGATATTTATGACGCAAAGCTTGTGGCAAATAATGCTGGAATTTCAGGGGATAGATTGAAAGAAGATCTTAACAAGGATGGAGTCGTTGATATTATTGACTTCAATTATGTCGAAAAGAACTTCATGTCCATCAATCCGTACTTCCCTACATCCAATAAGCCAGTTGAAAAAACAGATAAACTTACTCTAGAAGACTTAAAAGCACGTTTTAATTAA
- a CDS encoding LysR family transcriptional regulator has translation MHIQKLEVLVEVAKTRSISIASQNLHMSQSGISQTITKIEEELGIKIFVRSRLGAILTPDGTNIVKKADELLLKYEELMNEARKSSEIHSGKLRISTVPAFINFLLKPLKEIRNLYPHSTIEFLEQITESTVEFVRQGKTDIGLICLYEDILKKIEDLHFEVILEGKMKVYVGSDSPFASKKTITPEEILQQEVVLYNGDYIKWFIHHFQLTFGKMNILFSSNNTEELLRSISDGLAISFAPDIVMKNNPLVLAGKIVDVDIINYAPINTALGFIHQKKKRPSEIERHYIRFLKSEMNKYFT, from the coding sequence ATGCACATACAAAAACTAGAAGTACTTGTTGAAGTAGCTAAAACAAGATCCATATCAATCGCATCGCAAAATCTTCATATGAGTCAATCTGGTATCAGCCAGACCATTACTAAAATAGAAGAGGAGCTTGGAATCAAAATATTCGTACGATCTCGCCTTGGGGCCATATTAACACCTGACGGAACTAATATTGTAAAAAAAGCAGATGAGCTTTTGTTAAAATACGAAGAATTGATGAACGAGGCTCGAAAAAGTTCAGAAATCCATTCTGGTAAGCTACGAATATCTACAGTACCAGCTTTTATAAACTTTTTATTAAAACCTTTAAAAGAAATTAGAAATCTGTATCCTCATTCCACCATCGAATTTTTAGAACAAATCACGGAATCTACAGTTGAATTTGTACGGCAGGGTAAAACAGATATCGGCCTAATCTGCCTCTATGAAGACATATTAAAGAAAATTGAGGATTTACATTTCGAGGTAATCCTTGAAGGAAAAATGAAAGTTTATGTTGGCAGTGACTCGCCTTTTGCAAGTAAGAAGACCATAACCCCAGAAGAAATACTTCAGCAGGAGGTAGTCCTATATAACGGTGATTATATAAAATGGTTCATTCATCATTTTCAACTTACATTTGGTAAAATGAATATATTATTTTCATCAAACAACACGGAAGAGTTATTGCGGTCAATTTCAGATGGTTTGGCCATTAGCTTTGCGCCTGATATCGTTATGAAAAACAATCCACTTGTATTAGCAGGTAAAATTGTTGATGTCGATATTATTAATTATGCACCCATAAATACGGCTCTTGGATTCATTCATCAAAAGAAAAAACGACCTTCTGAAATTGAAAGGCACTATATTCGCTTTCTTAAATCTGAAATGAATAAATATTTTACTTGA
- a CDS encoding spore germination protein, with amino-acid sequence MNLKNGDKDKGEGSNKKNDRNWLERLSKSNDFVHEHTSLKDEAPFWISYYRTLISSDILHQDVLPYLNEHLSLEELKTRIPVQEIIFTRDDDKIIENILNGSLAIQKHQYDEECLLINIANNKFRDVGMATMESSALGPQVGFIEELDTNINLVRKRLPVLELLVKEMKVGELSKTRVAVLYMDGIADPENVNTVIQRIKDIQYDHIQDSSYIASMIEDNSNSLFPQSISTERVDRVAAGLTEGKIIIAADGSPNLVILPVTFMESFIAMEDYSYSWIISNFFRLLRLTAMFLSTMISPLYVAIMTYHYELIPARLLDTLVGSRAAVPFAPFLEALFLELMIEMVKEAGIRLPLKIGQSLGVVGGIVIGQAVVEAGLTSNVLLILVGLGSLASYTSPVYKFSNTIRFIKFPVIFLAQWFGLLGVFLGFLLTQIHLLRLTSLGRPYLSQYPIRNTSFQDLWVRLPFSMQKENPTTLRPQKKRKSTGTGKKTGPANDFYE; translated from the coding sequence ATGAACTTAAAAAATGGCGATAAGGATAAAGGTGAGGGCTCAAATAAAAAGAACGATCGAAATTGGCTTGAACGATTATCAAAATCGAATGATTTCGTTCATGAGCATACATCATTAAAAGACGAAGCACCATTTTGGATATCTTATTATCGCACCCTCATTTCATCAGACATTTTACATCAAGATGTTCTGCCCTATTTAAATGAACATCTTTCACTTGAAGAATTAAAAACTAGAATCCCTGTTCAAGAGATTATTTTTACAAGGGATGATGATAAAATCATCGAAAACATTTTGAATGGGTCCTTAGCTATCCAAAAGCATCAATATGATGAGGAATGTTTATTAATCAATATTGCGAACAATAAATTTCGAGATGTCGGCATGGCAACGATGGAATCCTCGGCACTAGGACCGCAGGTTGGGTTTATTGAAGAATTAGACACGAATATCAATCTAGTTCGAAAAAGATTGCCTGTTCTAGAACTGCTTGTTAAAGAAATGAAGGTTGGAGAGCTATCCAAAACAAGAGTAGCTGTACTTTACATGGATGGAATTGCTGATCCTGAAAATGTAAACACGGTCATCCAAAGAATAAAGGATATTCAATATGACCATATACAGGACAGCTCTTATATTGCATCGATGATTGAAGACAATTCTAATTCTTTATTTCCACAATCGATATCAACGGAAAGGGTTGACCGAGTTGCCGCTGGACTAACAGAAGGAAAAATAATCATTGCAGCAGATGGTTCACCGAATCTTGTCATCCTCCCAGTTACCTTCATGGAATCTTTTATTGCAATGGAGGATTATAGTTATTCCTGGATCATTTCAAATTTCTTCCGTTTATTGCGACTTACGGCTATGTTTCTATCTACAATGATAAGTCCTTTGTATGTAGCCATTATGACCTATCATTATGAATTGATTCCTGCACGTTTACTAGATACGCTTGTAGGCTCTAGGGCAGCTGTTCCTTTTGCCCCATTCTTAGAGGCTCTTTTTTTAGAATTAATGATTGAAATGGTAAAAGAGGCCGGAATCCGTCTGCCGCTTAAGATCGGACAATCCCTCGGTGTTGTAGGTGGTATTGTTATCGGGCAGGCTGTGGTGGAAGCCGGATTAACGAGCAATGTATTGCTTATTTTAGTAGGACTCGGATCTTTAGCTTCCTACACCTCACCTGTATATAAATTTAGTAATACGATTCGGTTTATCAAGTTTCCAGTCATTTTTCTGGCCCAATGGTTTGGTTTGCTTGGGGTGTTTTTAGGCTTCCTACTCACACAAATCCATTTACTGCGGTTAACGTCACTTGGGCGACCATATTTAAGCCAGTATCCTATCCGGAATACTTCCTTTCAAGATTTATGGGTAAGGCTCCCTTTTTCGATGCAAAAAGAAAACCCAACAACCTTGAGACCTCAAAAGAAGAGGAAATCAACCGGTACAGGAAAAAAAACGGGGCCGGCGAACGATTTTTATGAATAA
- a CDS encoding GerAB/ArcD/ProY family transporter — protein MQANIRHQVSPYLVFFIIYNSQVGVGILSFQRTIAAKAGYDAWIGVLAAGCLVQAFIWVMYKLLGKANGDIIDVHTTIFGNGLGKFISFFIMIYYWLASVSVLIGFIEIIQVWMFPTIPSWVLSTIILLSVYYCVSGGFRVIVGMSFLSFIFPQILLIALFIFPLKYAHFSNLLPIMNHSFMDMADSIKSSMYSIAGTEALLMYYPFIRDPKASKKFAHLGVLFTTLLYTISAIVSFTFYSENQLKTTIWPELSLTKTVTLSFLERFEYLYISMYLIIISALIALFLWCSSRGLKIIFNRKQKYTLLLLCILSIILCQFNGSLKDMLNKSIIQMNLWIFYGYIPLLLLVLTFLTRSKQNDE, from the coding sequence TTGCAGGCCAATATTAGACATCAAGTTTCTCCCTATCTAGTCTTCTTTATCATTTACAATTCCCAGGTCGGTGTTGGCATATTAAGTTTTCAAAGGACCATTGCCGCAAAAGCTGGATATGATGCCTGGATTGGTGTATTAGCTGCTGGGTGTTTAGTACAAGCGTTTATTTGGGTGATGTACAAACTTTTAGGAAAAGCCAATGGAGATATTATCGATGTTCATACCACTATTTTTGGAAATGGGCTAGGCAAATTTATTAGCTTTTTTATCATGATTTATTATTGGCTAGCAAGTGTTTCTGTTTTAATTGGGTTTATAGAGATCATACAAGTATGGATGTTTCCTACTATACCCTCTTGGGTTCTTTCTACTATAATTTTACTATCCGTGTATTATTGTGTTTCTGGAGGTTTTCGGGTTATTGTCGGTATGTCTTTTTTATCTTTTATATTTCCGCAAATCTTGCTAATCGCCCTTTTTATTTTTCCGTTAAAATATGCACACTTTTCAAATTTGCTGCCTATCATGAATCATTCCTTTATGGACATGGCGGACTCCATTAAAAGCTCGATGTATTCAATAGCAGGTACTGAGGCATTGTTGATGTACTATCCATTTATAAGAGATCCTAAAGCCTCAAAAAAATTCGCTCATTTAGGTGTTTTATTTACTACTTTACTGTATACAATTTCTGCTATTGTTTCCTTTACCTTTTATAGTGAAAATCAGTTAAAAACGACAATTTGGCCTGAACTTTCTTTAACAAAAACAGTTACCCTGTCTTTCTTGGAGCGTTTTGAGTACCTATATATATCCATGTATTTGATTATCATTAGTGCTTTGATCGCCCTTTTTTTATGGTGCTCAAGTAGAGGTTTAAAGATCATTTTTAACAGGAAGCAAAAGTATACACTACTCCTTCTTTGCATCTTAAGTATTATTCTTTGTCAATTTAACGGTTCCTTGAAAGACATGCTGAATAAATCTATCATCCAAATGAATTTATGGATTTTTTACGGCTATATCCCCCTGCTCTTACTTGTTTTAACTTTTTTAACAAGGAGTAAGCAAAATGATGAATAG